One stretch of Streptomyces sp. A2-16 DNA includes these proteins:
- a CDS encoding alpha/beta fold hydrolase, producing the protein MPSSSAYAKVNGLEMYYEIHGAGPGGSRPLVLLHGGALTVGLTFSSVLPALSAHRRVVAPELQGHGHTADGDREMTVSDLASDVVSLLDELGIQQADFLGFSLGGLTALEIAVRHPERVGQLALAATVYSQDGVHDEVRVPDYSSPRLPSQDDFQEMADAYAAVAPDPEHFQDFLAKVSAAANAPLPWTADDLRAVRARTLLLVGDSDFVRVEHAADMQRLLPDAQLAVLPDTTHMALMHRTSLMLPLLGEFFT; encoded by the coding sequence GTGCCCAGCAGCTCCGCATACGCCAAGGTCAACGGCCTGGAGATGTACTACGAGATCCACGGCGCCGGGCCCGGGGGAAGCCGCCCGCTGGTGCTGCTGCACGGCGGCGCCCTCACCGTGGGTCTGACCTTCTCGTCCGTGCTGCCCGCCCTGTCCGCCCACCGGCGGGTCGTGGCTCCCGAACTGCAGGGGCACGGTCACACCGCCGACGGCGACCGTGAGATGACGGTGTCGGACCTGGCGTCGGACGTGGTGTCGCTGCTCGACGAACTCGGCATCCAGCAGGCCGACTTCCTGGGGTTCAGCCTCGGTGGGCTGACCGCGCTGGAGATCGCGGTCCGGCACCCGGAGCGCGTGGGGCAGCTCGCGCTCGCCGCCACCGTGTACTCGCAGGACGGGGTCCACGACGAGGTCCGTGTGCCGGACTACAGCTCGCCCCGGCTGCCCAGCCAGGACGACTTCCAGGAGATGGCCGACGCCTACGCGGCGGTCGCGCCCGACCCCGAGCACTTCCAGGACTTCCTCGCCAAGGTCTCGGCGGCCGCGAACGCCCCGCTGCCCTGGACCGCCGACGACCTGCGCGCGGTGCGGGCGCGCACGCTGCTGCTGGTCGGCGACAGCGACTTCGTCCGCGTGGAGCACGCGGCGGACATGCAACGACTGCTCCCCGACGCGCAGTTGGCCGTGCTGCCGGACACCACGCACATGGCCCTCATGCACCGGACGTCCCTGATGCTGCCGCTGCTGGGCGAGTTCTTCACGTGA
- a CDS encoding SDR family oxidoreductase — MSTRTEHSPSTTRPLALITGVGRTVGIGAGIAQRLAASGWDIAFTYWNPYDARMDWGTEPGATEAIVRNLAERGAATAAIEADLGDPEAPARVFDETERRLGPVTALVLSHCESVDSGLFDTTVESFDRHFAVNTRATWLLIREFGRRFTAERGTGRIVSLTSDHTVGNLPYGASKGAMDRITLAAAHELAHLGVTANAVNPGPVDTGWMTEEVRAHCLGATPLGRLGTPQDTAHLVDFLCSREGQWVNGQLLKSNGGLG; from the coding sequence GTGAGCACGCGCACGGAACACTCCCCCTCCACCACCCGCCCCCTCGCCCTGATCACCGGTGTCGGCCGAACCGTCGGTATCGGCGCCGGCATCGCCCAGCGGCTGGCGGCCTCGGGGTGGGACATCGCCTTCACCTACTGGAACCCGTACGACGCCCGCATGGACTGGGGCACCGAGCCCGGGGCGACCGAGGCGATCGTCAGGAACCTGGCCGAGCGGGGCGCGGCCACCGCCGCCATCGAGGCGGACCTCGGCGACCCCGAGGCGCCTGCCCGGGTCTTCGACGAGACCGAGCGACGGCTCGGCCCTGTGACCGCACTGGTGTTGAGCCACTGCGAGTCGGTCGACTCCGGCCTGTTCGACACCACCGTCGAGAGCTTCGACCGTCACTTCGCCGTCAACACCCGCGCGACGTGGCTGCTCATCCGGGAGTTCGGTCGCCGCTTCACCGCGGAACGGGGCACCGGGCGGATCGTCAGCCTCACCAGCGACCACACCGTCGGCAACCTGCCCTACGGGGCGAGCAAGGGTGCCATGGACCGCATCACCCTGGCCGCCGCCCACGAACTGGCCCACCTCGGGGTGACCGCCAACGCCGTCAACCCCGGTCCCGTCGACACCGGTTGGATGACCGAGGAGGTCCGCGCCCACTGTCTCGGCGCCACCCCGCTCGGCCGCCTCGGCACCCCGCAGGACACGGCCCACCTGGTGGACTTCCTGTGCTCACGGGAGGGTCAGTGGGTCAACGGGCAGCTGCTGAAGAGCAACGGGGGCTTGGGATAG
- a CDS encoding MHYT domain-containing protein, with amino-acid sequence MEGTVDGFRYGVVTPVAAYLMACLGGALGLRCIVRTLLSDQSWKAGWLALGAASIGCGIWTMHFIAMIGFQVEETRIRYDAGLTVLSLAVAIVVVGIGVFIVGYRGASTLNLAFAGVVTGLGVAAMHYLGMAALHLNGTIRYDPAVVGLSVVIAIVAATAALWAAVTIRGFLTSLGASLIMGIAVTGMHYTGMSAVSVHVHGRTGGSWAGDSPTSLLLPMLLGPAIFLLLAGVVVMFDPLLVLGDGDWNRASASTAHSAPQSDSLFEEQENRVVHARAPQAPDPQWAAPRSPQR; translated from the coding sequence ATGGAAGGCACAGTGGACGGGTTCCGCTATGGGGTGGTGACCCCTGTCGCCGCCTATCTCATGGCGTGCCTGGGAGGGGCTCTGGGGCTGCGCTGCATTGTGCGCACCCTCCTCAGCGACCAGTCGTGGAAGGCGGGCTGGCTCGCACTCGGCGCCGCCTCCATCGGCTGCGGCATCTGGACGATGCACTTCATCGCGATGATCGGCTTCCAGGTCGAGGAGACCCGGATCCGCTACGACGCCGGGCTCACGGTCCTCAGTCTCGCCGTGGCCATCGTCGTCGTGGGCATCGGCGTGTTCATCGTCGGCTATCGAGGCGCCAGCACCCTGAACCTGGCCTTCGCGGGCGTGGTCACCGGGCTCGGCGTGGCGGCCATGCACTACCTCGGCATGGCGGCGCTGCACCTCAACGGGACGATCCGCTACGACCCCGCCGTCGTCGGGCTCTCGGTGGTCATCGCGATCGTCGCGGCGACGGCGGCCCTGTGGGCGGCCGTCACGATCCGGGGTTTCCTGACGAGCCTCGGGGCCAGCCTGATCATGGGCATCGCCGTGACGGGCATGCACTACACGGGCATGTCCGCGGTCAGCGTCCATGTGCACGGCAGGACCGGCGGCTCGTGGGCGGGCGACTCGCCCACCTCGCTGCTGCTGCCCATGCTGCTGGGACCGGCGATCTTTCTGCTGCTGGCAGGCGTGGTCGTCATGTTCGACCCGCTCCTGGTGCTCGGCGACGGCGACTGGAACCGCGCCTCCGCCTCGACCGCGCACAGCGCACCGCAGTCCGACTCGCTCTTCGAGGAGCAGGAGAACCGGGTGGTCCACGCCCGCGCGCCCCAGGCGCCGGATCCGCAATGGGCCGCGCCCCGCAGCCCGCAGAGGTGA
- a CDS encoding metallophosphoesterase → MSDSSRDTAEGAGWGSAQLGEYRRLMPPKVEKISWLNPRTLWAARNGVVASWFGDPTGRTRSRWVEQRAAAGAPPDKVIRREDPQAFSFMVIGDTGEGDDPQYAVVPGFLKISQDTRFAVVASDVIYPVGSADDYGPKFFRPYQDYPAPIYAIPGNHDWYEDLGAFMRVFCDDAPPLEPGPAPRPLTRAWLRSLLWHRPRAHDGQRLDEVRRLRAAPAQRAVQPGPYWAVDAGPLRIIGIDTGLLGTLDAEQGAWLREVSRDPRPKILITGSPLYVDGEHHPCAIEGGGTVDDIVRDPEHHYVAAIGGDIHNYQRYPVDVDGRTIQYVVSGGGGAFMHATHTIPHVSVANVTEKDFRCYPLRGDSLAFYSRLYGRRLRLRRFFTLTEAEATAVIAERLGIPPTRLPGEPARVTLRTRLVASLLGAGGRPDRTSRFRLPVRKIYTQLFSPSSATYSPPFFKCFLRLDVTPEAVRLRCFAATGNRAQEIDPPVEDEVTIPLTHS, encoded by the coding sequence GTGTCTGACTCCTCACGCGATACCGCCGAAGGCGCCGGCTGGGGCTCTGCCCAACTCGGCGAGTACAGGCGGCTGATGCCGCCCAAGGTCGAGAAGATCTCGTGGCTGAACCCGAGGACGCTGTGGGCCGCCCGCAACGGCGTGGTCGCCTCCTGGTTCGGGGACCCCACGGGCCGTACCCGAAGCCGCTGGGTGGAACAGCGCGCGGCGGCGGGAGCGCCACCGGACAAGGTGATCCGCCGCGAGGACCCCCAGGCGTTCTCGTTCATGGTGATCGGTGACACGGGCGAGGGCGACGACCCCCAGTACGCCGTCGTGCCGGGCTTTCTGAAGATCAGTCAGGACACCCGGTTCGCCGTGGTCGCCAGTGATGTGATCTACCCGGTGGGCAGCGCGGACGACTACGGCCCGAAGTTCTTCCGGCCCTACCAGGACTATCCGGCGCCGATCTACGCGATACCCGGCAACCACGACTGGTACGAGGATCTCGGCGCCTTCATGCGGGTCTTCTGCGACGACGCCCCGCCCCTGGAGCCCGGCCCCGCGCCCCGCCCCCTGACCCGCGCATGGCTGCGCTCCCTCCTGTGGCACCGGCCGCGCGCGCACGACGGCCAACGCCTGGACGAGGTACGCCGGTTGCGCGCGGCTCCGGCGCAGCGGGCCGTCCAGCCGGGCCCGTACTGGGCCGTCGACGCGGGTCCCCTGCGCATCATCGGCATAGACACCGGACTGCTCGGGACGCTGGACGCCGAACAGGGCGCCTGGCTGCGCGAGGTGTCCCGGGACCCGCGCCCGAAGATCCTCATCACGGGCTCGCCCCTGTACGTGGACGGCGAGCACCACCCCTGCGCCATCGAGGGCGGTGGCACGGTCGACGACATCGTGCGCGACCCGGAGCACCACTACGTCGCGGCGATAGGCGGCGACATCCACAACTACCAGCGCTATCCCGTCGACGTGGACGGCCGCACCATCCAGTACGTCGTCTCGGGCGGCGGCGGCGCGTTCATGCACGCCACCCACACCATTCCGCACGTCTCGGTCGCCAACGTCACCGAGAAGGACTTCCGCTGCTATCCCCTGCGCGGCGACTCCCTCGCCTTCTACAGCAGGCTCTACGGTCGTCGGCTGCGCCTGCGCCGCTTCTTCACCCTCACCGAGGCGGAGGCCACCGCGGTGATCGCCGAGCGGCTCGGCATCCCGCCCACCCGTCTGCCGGGCGAGCCGGCGCGCGTCACCCTGCGCACCCGTCTTGTCGCCAGTCTCCTGGGCGCGGGCGGTCGCCCCGACCGCACCTCGCGGTTCCGTCTCCCGGTGCGCAAGATCTACACACAGCTGTTCTCGCCGAGCTCGGCGACGTACAGCCCGCCGTTCTTCAAGTGCTTCCTGCGGCTGGACGTCACCCCGGAAGCGGTGCGGCTGCGCTGCTTCGCCGCCACCGGCAACCGCGCCCAGGAGATCGACCCGCCCGTCGAGGACGAGGTGACCATTCCCTTGACCCATTCCTGA
- a CDS encoding LLM class flavin-dependent oxidoreductase: protein MPPTPRPLRKLGFLTIGLFDEADPRRGHESTLEIIELGEQLGFDSAWLRHRHLQYGISSPVAVMAAASQRTRRIELGTAVIPLGWENPLRLAEDLATVDILSGGRVNPGVSVGPPMHFDEVKGALYPDTADAEDFSYERVRRLLDLVRGKPASDFSGVQGFEVFSDRVQPHSPGLGRRLWYGGGSLSSARWAGEHGMNFLTSSVVKAEDPSGPYDFAQIQLAQIRAFRAAHPDGEDARVSQGLVVIPTDSASPEQRAKYEQYAARRTPRTASPQGPARLMFAPDIVGTSQEITERLHAHAAFREVDEVAFALPFTFEHEDYVQILTDMATKLGPALGWRPGA, encoded by the coding sequence GTGCCGCCGACCCCCCGCCCCCTGCGCAAGCTGGGCTTCCTCACCATCGGCCTGTTCGACGAGGCGGATCCGCGACGCGGTCACGAGTCCACGCTGGAGATCATCGAACTGGGCGAGCAACTCGGCTTCGACAGCGCGTGGCTGCGCCACCGGCATCTCCAGTACGGCATCTCGTCACCCGTCGCCGTCATGGCGGCGGCCTCGCAGCGCACCCGCCGCATCGAGCTCGGCACGGCGGTCATCCCGCTCGGCTGGGAGAACCCGCTGCGGCTGGCCGAGGACCTGGCGACCGTGGACATCCTGTCCGGCGGTCGGGTCAACCCGGGCGTGAGCGTGGGCCCGCCGATGCACTTCGACGAGGTCAAGGGGGCGCTGTACCCGGACACGGCCGACGCCGAGGACTTCTCCTACGAGCGGGTGCGGCGACTGCTGGACCTCGTACGCGGCAAACCGGCCAGCGACTTCAGCGGGGTGCAGGGCTTCGAGGTGTTCAGCGACCGGGTGCAGCCGCACTCCCCCGGACTCGGCAGGCGCCTCTGGTACGGCGGCGGCAGCCTGAGCTCGGCGCGCTGGGCCGGTGAGCACGGCATGAACTTCCTGACCAGCAGTGTCGTCAAGGCGGAGGATCCGTCGGGCCCTTACGATTTCGCGCAGATCCAGCTCGCGCAGATCCGTGCCTTCCGCGCCGCCCATCCCGACGGCGAGGACGCCCGGGTGTCCCAGGGTCTCGTCGTGATCCCGACCGACTCGGCCTCCCCCGAGCAGCGCGCGAAGTACGAGCAGTACGCGGCCCGGCGCACTCCGCGCACCGCGTCACCGCAGGGTCCGGCACGGTTGATGTTCGCGCCGGACATCGTCGGCACGTCGCAGGAGATCACCGAACGGCTCCACGCGCACGCCGCGTTCCGCGAGGTGGACGAGGTGGCGTTCGCGCTGCCCTTCACCTTCGAGCACGAGGACTACGTACAGATCCTCACGGACATGGCGACCAAGCTGGGCCCCGCGCTGGGGTGGCGACCGGGAGCGTAG
- a CDS encoding TauD/TfdA family dioxygenase codes for MTTDKGTAERDPGIGVNPVAGHIGAEITGVDLAGDLDDSAVRAIRDAVLRWKVVFFRRQELDHAGHIALARRFGEPVVLRKRGSASPADHPEVETTADRLELGGKFGMEHEEWLQRRRHTLLRGWHCDHGARVDPPAATILRAETVPPYGGDTTWSNLAAAYAGLSGPVREFVDGLRAEHRLGVGYQPRPGDDAYLRHLLDHQVASLHPLVRVHPETGERILYVNGYYVEQIAGLSRAESRAILDMLLEQAVRPEYTVRFRWEPGSVAFWDNRATIHLAPSDNAHLRSPRTMHRVMLAGDVPVGVDGKPSEPITGTEVGRW; via the coding sequence ATGACGACGGACAAGGGCACGGCGGAGCGGGACCCGGGCATCGGGGTGAACCCGGTGGCGGGGCACATCGGGGCCGAGATCACCGGTGTCGATCTGGCCGGGGACCTCGACGACTCGGCGGTCCGCGCGATCCGGGACGCCGTGCTGCGCTGGAAGGTGGTGTTCTTCCGGAGACAGGAGCTCGACCACGCCGGGCACATCGCCCTCGCCCGCCGCTTCGGTGAGCCCGTCGTCCTGCGCAAGCGCGGCAGCGCCTCGCCCGCGGACCACCCCGAGGTCGAGACGACCGCCGACCGGCTGGAGCTGGGCGGGAAGTTCGGCATGGAGCACGAGGAGTGGCTGCAGCGTCGGCGGCACACCCTGCTGCGGGGCTGGCACTGCGACCACGGTGCCCGTGTCGACCCGCCCGCGGCGACGATCCTGCGCGCCGAGACCGTACCGCCTTACGGCGGCGACACCACCTGGTCCAACCTCGCGGCCGCCTACGCCGGACTGTCCGGCCCGGTGCGGGAGTTCGTCGACGGCCTGCGCGCGGAGCACCGGCTCGGCGTCGGCTACCAGCCCCGTCCCGGGGACGACGCGTATCTCCGGCACCTCCTGGACCACCAGGTCGCCTCGCTGCACCCGCTCGTGCGGGTCCACCCCGAGACGGGGGAGCGGATCCTGTACGTCAACGGCTACTACGTCGAGCAGATCGCCGGCCTCTCCCGTGCCGAGAGCCGGGCGATCCTCGACATGCTCCTCGAACAGGCCGTCCGTCCCGAGTACACGGTCCGCTTCCGCTGGGAGCCGGGCAGCGTGGCGTTCTGGGACAACCGCGCCACCATCCACCTGGCCCCCAGCGACAACGCCCACCTCCGTTCTCCCCGCACCATGCACCGCGTGATGCTGGCGGGGGACGTGCCGGTGGGGGTGGACGGCAAGCCGTCGGAGCCGATCACGGGGACGGAGGTGGGGCGCTGGTGA
- a CDS encoding glycoside hydrolase family 32 protein, with the protein MDGVSRRALLTGTAAGAAVAVLPAGPAAAKPQQAAGCARYRAEYHFTVPDQWKNDPQRPVWIDGEYHYYYLYNADYTTGVVGTAWRLATSSDLVSFRDRGVAVPKNTTANGDVWSGSAVVDTDNTAGFGAGAVVVLATMSPHDGDADQAQYLYYSTDGGRTFTDHGTDPVLPNPGVRDFRDPKVIRDEERGRWVMTLAENDKVGFYHSADLKSWTYVGGFVKGGIGVLECPDLFRLTAADGTVKWVLGVSANGKAAGLPNTYAYWTGSFDGTAFTADAADPQWLDHGWDWYGAVTFEKRDTAGGLDERARYAIGWLNNWDYANVTPTIDCDGFNGTDSIVREIALKRDSSGVYYLASRPVAALDDHVSRTVDLGDLEVTGTQILDYRGVAYELSCEISWDRLRGAGLQLRRSPDGVRHVDAGVYGDYAFLNRRGTVNPDASGRWQESHSPFSGNRVKLRILVDRTSVEMFVDDGRYVHSSEVFPYLIDTGLALFSIDGTAVFENVVIREFSV; encoded by the coding sequence ATGGACGGGGTCTCCAGAAGAGCGCTGTTGACGGGCACGGCAGCGGGAGCCGCGGTCGCGGTCCTGCCCGCGGGACCGGCCGCGGCGAAGCCCCAGCAGGCCGCCGGATGCGCGCGCTACCGCGCCGAGTACCACTTCACGGTCCCCGACCAGTGGAAGAACGACCCGCAGCGGCCGGTGTGGATCGACGGCGAGTACCACTACTACTACCTCTACAACGCCGACTACACGACCGGGGTCGTGGGGACGGCCTGGCGTCTCGCCACCAGCTCCGACCTGGTCTCCTTCCGGGACCGGGGGGTGGCCGTCCCGAAGAACACGACGGCGAACGGGGACGTCTGGTCCGGATCCGCCGTGGTCGACACCGACAACACGGCGGGCTTCGGCGCGGGCGCGGTCGTCGTCCTCGCCACCATGTCCCCGCACGACGGGGACGCGGACCAGGCGCAGTACCTGTACTACTCCACCGACGGCGGCCGCACCTTCACCGACCACGGGACCGATCCCGTGCTGCCCAACCCGGGTGTGCGCGACTTCCGGGACCCCAAGGTGATCCGGGACGAGGAGCGCGGCCGGTGGGTGATGACACTCGCCGAGAACGACAAGGTGGGTTTCTACCACTCGGCGGACCTGAAGTCCTGGACGTACGTGGGTGGCTTCGTCAAGGGCGGCATCGGGGTCCTGGAGTGCCCCGACCTGTTCCGGCTGACGGCCGCCGACGGCACGGTGAAGTGGGTGCTGGGCGTGAGCGCCAACGGGAAGGCGGCGGGGCTGCCGAACACGTACGCGTACTGGACGGGTTCCTTCGACGGTACGGCCTTCACGGCCGACGCCGCCGATCCGCAGTGGCTCGACCACGGCTGGGACTGGTACGGGGCCGTCACCTTCGAGAAGCGGGACACCGCCGGCGGGCTCGACGAGCGGGCGCGCTACGCGATCGGATGGCTGAACAACTGGGACTACGCGAACGTCACGCCGACGATCGACTGCGACGGCTTCAACGGCACCGACTCGATCGTGCGCGAGATCGCGCTGAAGCGGGACTCCTCCGGGGTGTACTACCTGGCGTCGCGACCGGTGGCCGCACTGGACGACCACGTCTCCCGCACCGTGGACCTCGGTGATCTGGAGGTCACCGGTACGCAGATCCTCGACTACCGGGGCGTCGCCTACGAACTGAGCTGTGAGATCAGCTGGGACCGGCTGCGCGGTGCGGGCTTGCAACTGCGCCGTTCACCGGACGGGGTCCGGCACGTCGACGCCGGCGTCTACGGCGACTACGCGTTTCTCAATCGGCGCGGCACCGTGAATCCGGACGCGAGCGGCCGGTGGCAGGAGAGCCACAGTCCCTTCTCGGGGAACAGGGTGAAGCTGCGGATCCTCGTGGACCGCACGTCCGTGGAGATGTTCGTCGACGACGGCCGGTACGTGCACTCCTCGGAGGTGTTCCCGTATCTGATCGACACCGGGCTCGCGCTGTTCTCGATCGACGGCACGGCGGTGTTCGAGAACGTGGTGATACGGGAGTTCAGCGTCTGA
- a CDS encoding extracellular solute-binding protein, with protein MTDSHVTRRTLLRYGAYGAGAAALAGTAASWDRLTGADIPGRDDGSLVVATLGPAYGPEAIRSLTEGFKKVHPDIKLRINAVQATDWSDFFAKILTQIAAGTAPDLVYVATEGVQLFAQRLGVALDKWVKRDAAELREYFADVHPSLVESMMYEGSLYQLPVEFNAADMYLNSQVLERAGAGFPAPDWTRDDFTALLRDMKKSSGSQFTPYFWTNRLWGGVVPWLFANGTNLLAESKAPGGAWLWDGFYPGAERQGRGGGYRWTTPQATDARVEESYDYLASLIQEDLCTRPEGGNGQNLIGVFSTGRVGVTPAGGFWAGGLHLAGMRPGSFDVQFFPRWRTQRMQFGAAGYALLRTSKKQDEAWEFIKFAARRDTLMRLFETNQTTPARRSMLTADRYREIGPRHWQVFYDTLDKFPDTGPIPAPPQVAEVEQVLLKHTGTALASRRSVGPALRRMQSDLEKAMERDA; from the coding sequence ATGACCGACTCGCACGTCACTCGTCGCACCCTGTTGCGGTACGGCGCCTACGGCGCGGGCGCCGCCGCGCTCGCCGGCACCGCCGCGAGCTGGGACCGGCTCACCGGAGCCGACATCCCCGGCCGCGACGACGGCTCCCTCGTCGTCGCCACCCTCGGCCCCGCCTACGGTCCCGAGGCGATCCGCAGTCTCACCGAGGGCTTCAAGAAGGTCCACCCCGACATCAAGCTGCGGATCAACGCGGTGCAGGCCACCGACTGGTCGGACTTCTTCGCGAAGATCCTCACCCAGATCGCGGCGGGCACCGCCCCCGACCTCGTCTATGTCGCGACCGAGGGCGTCCAGCTCTTCGCGCAGCGCCTCGGCGTCGCCCTCGACAAGTGGGTGAAGCGGGACGCGGCCGAACTGCGCGAGTACTTCGCCGACGTCCACCCCTCGCTGGTGGAGTCGATGATGTACGAGGGCAGCCTCTACCAGCTGCCGGTCGAGTTCAACGCGGCCGACATGTACCTGAACAGCCAGGTGCTGGAGCGGGCGGGCGCTGGCTTCCCGGCGCCCGACTGGACCCGCGACGACTTCACCGCACTCCTGCGGGACATGAAGAAGTCCAGCGGCTCGCAGTTCACCCCGTACTTCTGGACCAACCGCCTGTGGGGCGGAGTCGTCCCCTGGCTGTTCGCCAACGGCACCAACCTGCTCGCCGAGTCCAAGGCGCCGGGCGGCGCATGGCTGTGGGACGGCTTCTACCCGGGCGCCGAGCGCCAGGGCCGCGGGGGCGGCTACCGGTGGACCACCCCGCAGGCCACCGACGCGCGCGTCGAGGAGTCGTACGACTATCTCGCCTCCCTGATCCAGGAGGACCTGTGCACCCGCCCGGAGGGCGGCAACGGCCAGAACCTCATCGGGGTGTTCTCCACCGGCCGGGTCGGCGTCACCCCCGCCGGCGGCTTCTGGGCGGGCGGTCTGCACCTGGCCGGCATGCGGCCCGGCAGCTTCGACGTGCAGTTCTTCCCCCGCTGGCGCACCCAGCGCATGCAGTTCGGGGCCGCGGGCTACGCGCTGCTGCGCACCTCGAAGAAGCAGGACGAGGCGTGGGAGTTCATCAAGTTCGCGGCCCGCAGGGACACCCTGATGCGGCTGTTCGAGACCAACCAGACGACCCCGGCCCGCCGCTCGATGCTGACCGCGGACCGCTACCGGGAGATCGGGCCCAGGCACTGGCAGGTCTTCTACGACACCCTCGACAAGTTCCCCGACACCGGGCCGATCCCCGCGCCGCCGCAGGTCGCCGAGGTCGAGCAGGTGCTGCTCAAGCACACCGGGACCGCCCTGGCCTCCCGGCGCTCGGTGGGCCCCGCGCTGCGCCGGATGCAGAGCGATCTGGAGAAGGCCATGGAGCGTGACGCATGA
- a CDS encoding sugar ABC transporter permease, with protein sequence MTNTRVPDVRPPRTVAATAPAVGGDRPSARDRGTRLLAALFLTPTIVGIVVFTVVPIVGSVVLSFFHWNVIDSPRWAGAANYREVFTDSTVLVSFRNTLVFMVLAVALQLLIALTLALAVNGRMPVWLRSVFRSAFFFPLVLSAASISVVMKYLFNQDFGVVNWALGLIGIAPVPWLTSENSAMAAVILVYVWQQFGFSFLLFVGGLNNIPKEIHEAASLDGATGLRKHLHVTLPLLSPTLLVATVVGVINALQVFEQPYVLTDGGPGDSTRTVVMVIYESAFEQLRFGEASAVGVLLFVLIMVVTALQFRLSRRFVHYQ encoded by the coding sequence ATGACGAACACCCGAGTTCCCGACGTACGACCGCCACGCACCGTGGCCGCGACCGCGCCCGCCGTCGGCGGCGACCGGCCCTCGGCCCGTGATCGCGGCACCCGATTGCTCGCCGCGCTGTTCCTGACGCCCACCATCGTCGGCATCGTCGTCTTCACGGTGGTGCCGATCGTCGGCTCGGTCGTGCTGAGCTTCTTCCACTGGAACGTGATCGACTCCCCGCGTTGGGCCGGGGCCGCCAACTACCGTGAGGTCTTCACCGACTCGACCGTCCTGGTGTCCTTCCGCAACACGCTCGTCTTCATGGTGCTCGCGGTAGCGCTCCAACTGCTGATCGCCCTCACGCTGGCGCTGGCGGTGAACGGCCGGATGCCCGTGTGGCTGCGCTCGGTCTTCCGCTCCGCGTTCTTCTTCCCGCTGGTGCTGTCGGCGGCCTCGATCTCGGTGGTGATGAAGTACCTGTTCAACCAGGACTTCGGCGTCGTGAACTGGGCGCTCGGGCTGATCGGGATCGCCCCGGTGCCATGGCTGACGTCCGAGAACTCCGCGATGGCGGCGGTGATCCTGGTCTATGTCTGGCAGCAGTTCGGCTTCTCGTTCCTGCTGTTCGTGGGCGGTCTGAACAACATCCCCAAGGAGATCCACGAGGCCGCCTCCCTCGACGGGGCGACCGGGCTGCGCAAGCACCTGCACGTGACGCTGCCGCTGCTGTCGCCGACCCTGCTGGTGGCGACCGTGGTCGGGGTCATCAACGCGCTCCAGGTCTTCGAGCAGCCGTACGTCCTGACCGACGGCGGCCCCGGCGACTCCACCCGCACCGTCGTGATGGTCATCTACGAGTCGGCGTTCGAGCAGCTGCGCTTCGGTGAGGCGTCCGCGGTGGGCGTGCTGCTGTTCGTGCTGATCATGGTGGTCACCGCCCTCCAGTTCCGGCTCAGCCGGCGTTTCGTCCACTACCAGTGA
- a CDS encoding carbohydrate ABC transporter permease, with the protein MSRARYSLAPWARIAGLAACALLTLGPVIWTVSTSLRTPAESFDLPPKIIPTHPTVESYRGVFDQIDVWLLALNSTLVTALIAVGQMITAGLAGYAFARLDFRFKKPLFGLVLATMMVPLQVTIVPVFLVLKSMSLTDTLLGLIIPAFPTAFGTFLMRQYFLGMPKDLGEAAMLDGAGPWRTFRSVYAPLATPGLAIVGVLAFNYHWNEFFRPLILETSGQNYTLPLGLVSLQGNLGTGSISVVLAGVVLSMIPAVAVFLVGQRPLREGITSAGVNR; encoded by the coding sequence ATGAGCCGTGCGCGGTACTCGCTCGCGCCCTGGGCGCGGATCGCGGGCCTCGCGGCCTGCGCGCTGCTGACCCTCGGGCCGGTCATCTGGACGGTCTCCACGTCCCTGCGCACCCCGGCCGAGTCCTTCGACCTGCCGCCGAAGATCATCCCGACGCACCCGACGGTGGAGTCGTACCGGGGGGTCTTCGACCAGATCGACGTGTGGCTGCTCGCCCTCAACTCCACGCTGGTGACCGCTCTGATCGCAGTGGGCCAGATGATCACGGCGGGGCTGGCAGGTTACGCCTTCGCCCGTCTCGACTTCCGTTTCAAGAAGCCGCTGTTCGGGCTCGTGCTCGCGACCATGATGGTCCCGCTGCAGGTCACGATCGTGCCGGTGTTCCTCGTGCTCAAGTCGATGAGCCTGACCGACACCCTGCTCGGCCTGATCATTCCGGCGTTCCCGACCGCCTTCGGCACCTTCCTCATGCGCCAGTACTTCCTGGGCATGCCGAAGGACCTGGGCGAGGCGGCCATGCTCGACGGCGCCGGACCGTGGCGGACCTTCCGGTCCGTGTACGCGCCGCTGGCCACCCCGGGGCTCGCGATCGTCGGCGTCCTCGCCTTCAACTACCACTGGAACGAGTTCTTCCGGCCGCTGATCCTGGAGACCTCCGGCCAGAACTACACGCTGCCGCTGGGCCTGGTCTCGCTCCAGGGCAACCTCGGCACCGGCTCCATCTCGGTGGTCCTCGCCGGTGTCGTGCTCTCCATGATCCCCGCCGTCGCCGTGTTCCTCGTCGGCCAGCGCCCTCTTCGTGAGGGCATCACCTCCGCAGGAGTCAACCGTTGA